The Canis lupus familiaris isolate Mischka breed German Shepherd chromosome 5, alternate assembly UU_Cfam_GSD_1.0, whole genome shotgun sequence region TGGCAAACTGGTGAAGTTGGTCACTCTAGTGTAGTCCTTCCTTAGTCCTCTTGAAGAAGTTGTCTATAGTGGGAAAGATGCTAGGGCAGGTGATAAAAGGGGGGACTTGAGAAATTATCTTTTGGAAGTATCTGAAACTGAAAAAGGAGCATTATGTCAAGCTTAACAGGCTGTTCCAAGGGAGTGTTGGCCCAAAGCTGAAGGGAAAATGTGTGAGAGCCAAAACTGCGGGCTCTGAGTTACCTGGACTTAGACCCCAGTGTTGTTTGTTtgccagctatgtgaccttagcAAGTTACTGAACCAAGTGTCCACATCTGTGAGATAAGGATAACAGTGGTACCTGTGTGTTGTGAGGTATAATTGAAATAATGcatacagggggatccctgggtggctcagtggtttagcgcccaccttcggcccagagcatgatcctggaatcctgggattgagtcccacactgggctccctgcatggcctgcttctctctatgcctgtgtctctgcctctctctttgtgtctcttgtgtgtctctcatgaataaataaataaaatcttaaaaaaagaaataatgcacaCAAAGCATTTAGGGGAGTTGCGTGGCTCAGAGTAAGCATCTCAAAACATATGACTGGCTCTTACTATTTTTACTGTTACTATGAAGTTATATAAATGGGGCATGTAGAGGTTCTGGGCAGGAGCAAGTAGAGAGGAATGAAGAAAGAGGAGATCTGGATGAGCAAGGAACTGTGTCTCACTTCTTGGTGATTTTCACACTCACCTTTCTTTGCCTTGTGTACTTCCGGGCACAAAAAAATAATTGGGTTGAGTAATATTTTCTGTAGGGAAGGTAATAAAACAATGGATGACTTTCAAACTCAATGCTGAAAGTTTAACATTTATGTTAAATTACAGTTAAGATAGTAAATGTTTACCAAAGGGTTCACACAGAGAAAATGgatctcaaatgaaagaaaacatgaacttGAAATCATTTGATTTCAAATAGAAATGAGAGtccagaaagggagggaaggaaaggggaacaAGGGAAGGATGCATTCATTCAACCATGAAGCCAAGCACCTATTTCCCATCACAGTTGGATAAGCATTCAGGGGGCTTCCCTCTGGTattaaaccaattttaaaatCAAGCAAGAATAACATTGACCTCAGAACATTTTTCTCCTCAGTGTTTTCTGCAAAGCAGCCTTTACCTCCTTATTCCTCAAGCTGTAGATCAGGGGGTTCAGCATGGGAATCACTGTAGTGTAGAACACAGAGGCTATGTTCTCCTGGGCCAGGGAACTGGCCGTGGAGGGTTTCAGGTACATGAACGCAGTAGACCCGTAGAACATCCCCACAGCAGCAAGGTGGGAGCTGCAGGTGCTGAAGGCTTTGGACCTGCCCTCTGTGGTGCTGATGCGGAGGATGCTGGAGAGGATGAAGGCATAGGAAACAAGGACTGTTAAACTGGTGAGTATGATGTTAAATCCGGCCAAAAAGAAGACTGTCATCTCAATATCGTAGGTGCTAGAGCAGGAGAGCTTCATGAGAGGGAGGATGTCACAGAAGTAATGGCTGATGAGGAGCTCACAATAGGACAGTTTTAACATGAGGCCAGTCTCTATTGTTGAGCCAATGAGCCCCATGGCATAGACCACAGCCACCAGCAGGGAGCAGACTTGATGACTCATGATGACATTGTAGAGCAAAGGGCTGCAGATGGcgacatagcggtcataggccatcactgTCAGCATGTAACACTCAGCAATGACAAACAGTAGGAAGAAGTAGAGCTGTGACATGCACCCTGAATAGGAGATGATGTTCTTCTCTGACACAAAGTTCACCAACATTTTAGGGGTAATGGCAGAGGAGTAGCAGAGATCCACAAGTGACAGGTTGCTGAGGAAGTAGTACATGGGGGTGTGAAGCTGAGCATTCAGACAAATCAGTGTGAACATGCCCAGGTTCCCCATCACGGTGACCAAGTAGATcccaaggaagaggaggagaagtggGAGCTGGAGATCTGGCTGACTTGTCAAGCCCCTGAGAATGAACTCGGTCACTGTTGAGTGATTTTCTGCAGCCATTCTTCTGTGTTTGGGAGCCCTGTGAGGATAGGAGAGAAGTCCATGAAAGGCTGCATCTTGGACTTTTGGGTGAAGCTAGTTTTGAGCATTTGGGGTCAGTTGGGGGATCCTGGGCTGTTTCTTGATGAGTCCTCCCTCATCTTGCTGTTTGCTGGGAGAAAGATCAGCCTTTTGGGTGTTTCGAAGATCATgaggatgaaaggaaaaaggGGCCACGATCTAGGACTTTTACCACTTTCATGTTTCTGAAATATCCTTTAGTGATGCTTCTTAAAGTGTATTCCCTGGACCGGCAGCATTAGCATCCTGTTAGAGATGCAAACTCTCAGGCCTCACTGGGACTGACCAAATCAGAAGGCCTGGGGATGTGGTCAGCAATCTGGGTTTAACCCTTTTTCCACATGATGCCGAGGCACGCTCAGGTTTGAGAGCCTCCATCCTATAGGTAACAAGCagcatatttcatattttgtacTTGGAGATGCATtttgcttcaaaaataaaatttccctgtCATCTGTGCAATTCCCAAATAGTCTCTGAATGTAAATGCAAAAATACCCATCTCAAACTGACACAGTGTCAGGGTAGTACAGTACTTACGACTATATCACCAAATGACAAGTCAGTTTCTGTATCTGAAAGATGAAGATGAGAACAAAAGGCCCCAGTAATTAGACAGTAAAGGCTGATAGGTGAGATGGGTGCCCTCATGTCAAgggagaaaaactaaaaatttaatcAGGCGAATGACCACGGGGAACAAAACCAGTCGGCACAGCCTGAGATGACAAGCTTGCACAAAATTCAGcaacagttttgaaaaaaactATGCACAACACATCCTGTCATGCTCTCCAGCAGGAGCCACACCCTCAAACTGCTATCAGAAATAGGGAGCTGTGTATCCTGCTTGTCCCCCCACTCCGGAAACTTGCAGCTTGGGACCTGGGTCTGACCCATGTCCATAAAGGGCACAGAGCTTGCCCTAGGTTTTTGCCTATTTAAACCTCCAGCCCGATCCTTTCCTGACAGAGTTACTTCAATTTGTAGCCCAAGTCTGTGTCTCCCCTGGTTTTTGCAAACTGCTGGGCGACGTAGTTTTTCCTTGCCTCTGATGGAGTTCTTGCGTCCCAAGATGTTTTTTATGGACGAAGAAATCAGTTTTATCAATTTCAAAGGTAGTTGTAAAAATGACATAGGATAATgcacatttagaaatattttttcaaagcatTCAGTTCCCATAAAAGTGTCGTTAGGTGTCTGGAATTTGGCTTTACTTTTTCACTGGACTTGAGGCTctaagacagtggttctcaacactGACTGTACACTGTAATCACCTGGAATGTTTGGAAGTCTCCATGCCTACGCTCCACCCACAGAGATTCAGATTTAATAGACCCGTGGGGCAGTGTGGACACTGGCACATAATATAGTACAGGGTAAGTGCCCAAAGGCCATTATTGTTACCATGATGATTTTCAGATTGTAATATGAAACCAGGCCCCATGATCTCCCTAATGACAAGGCACTCAAATTGTCAACATGTCCCTAAGAAGCATGGATCATCCTTGCTGGGCATGATACTTATAGATGGCCCATCTCTAAGATATatctcttaggaaaaaaaacttaagttcttcctctttttattgtGTCCTCTTATAATTACTAACTTTTGTATAATGCCCTTTAAAGGTCAATCTCTAACTTCTAAAATTTTGGGTATGAGGAGAAATGTGTTCTGAGTAggattcttatttctgttttccttttttttttttttttaagatttatttatttatttgagagagggagagagagcgagcaaacaagcagggggagcgagtggcgggcagagggagagagaaaagcaggctccccactgagcaaggaacctgatgtggggctagatcccaggattctgggatcataacctgagcccaagggagatgcttaaccaactgagccacccaggtgccccttatttccattttcctcttgaGAATACAGAAGGGCCAGACCTTCAGTGACTTGCTTGGAACATACTAACAATCAGTGACTTAGAACTCAAATTCTGTTCTTGCCTGATCATGAGCTTGTTTGTAGCCCAAGTGTGCAGCCTTGTATGTCCACACTCTACAGCTCTAAGCAACGTGGAGGTTGAAAAT contains the following coding sequences:
- the OR8A1 gene encoding olfactory receptor family 8 subfamily A member 1, with translation MAAENHSTVTEFILRGLTSQPDLQLPLLLLFLGIYLVTVMGNLGMFTLICLNAQLHTPMYYFLSNLSLVDLCYSSAITPKMLVNFVSEKNIISYSGCMSQLYFFLLFVIAECYMLTVMAYDRYVAICSPLLYNVIMSHQVCSLLVAVVYAMGLIGSTIETGLMLKLSYCELLISHYFCDILPLMKLSCSSTYDIEMTVFFLAGFNIILTSLTVLVSYAFILSSILRISTTEGRSKAFSTCSSHLAAVGMFYGSTAFMYLKPSTASSLAQENIASVFYTTVIPMLNPLIYSLRNKEVKAALQKTLRRKMF